Proteins encoded together in one Alteribacter keqinensis window:
- a CDS encoding glutathione ABC transporter substrate-binding protein: protein MFKSKVLKAGAFSLALATVVTGCASEPDEGATTDEGGDSDGSAEEGGSGEAGGDLKIGVLSDINTLDPHTASDVPSGQVHTAIYETLTKFNEDMELEPLLAESWEATDENVWEFKLVEGVQFHDGSDFNAEVVKANVERILDEEIGSPRAILFEIIDEVNVIDDYTVEFVTEDPFAPLPDHFAHYASSIVSKESIDGDYEAMEDGDQAGAYINQNPAGTGFFEFEEWNSGNDVKLVNFEDYWGENAKVDTVTLEVIPEDLTRLGNLESGDMHIVDPVTASDLARVEGNEGVEPYIRDGASITYLGFNMEKEPFDDPLVRQALDMALDKQAMLDGILEGTGEAANGPINDTQFGYSADIPVQEQDIEGAKELLAKAGYEDGFETTIWTNDSRERQDIAELAQANFEEIGVTADINTVEWGAYLDATGAGEHDMFILGLSLGTGDADYPLHMLFHSDNAGPPGNRVFMKDDEFDALLQEARIEQDEDQRLALYKEAVEYLNEEQPMSFLYHPSHIMGMQSNVQGFWADGSGIYQLQDVTIN from the coding sequence ATGTTTAAAAGCAAAGTACTTAAAGCGGGGGCCTTTTCACTGGCTTTGGCCACAGTTGTAACCGGCTGTGCCAGCGAACCGGATGAAGGAGCAACAACGGACGAAGGCGGAGATTCAGACGGGAGCGCGGAAGAAGGTGGCTCCGGTGAAGCAGGGGGAGACTTGAAAATTGGTGTTCTTTCCGACATCAACACACTTGATCCGCATACCGCAAGTGACGTTCCATCAGGACAGGTTCATACAGCAATCTATGAAACATTGACGAAGTTTAACGAAGATATGGAACTTGAACCGCTTCTGGCAGAGAGCTGGGAAGCCACAGACGAAAATGTCTGGGAATTTAAACTTGTAGAGGGCGTTCAGTTCCACGACGGTTCTGACTTTAATGCAGAAGTTGTTAAAGCGAACGTTGAACGTATCCTTGATGAGGAGATTGGTTCTCCACGAGCGATTCTCTTTGAAATTATTGATGAAGTAAATGTCATTGATGACTACACAGTAGAATTTGTTACAGAAGACCCATTTGCTCCACTTCCGGATCACTTTGCTCACTACGCTTCCAGTATCGTAAGTAAAGAGTCCATTGACGGTGACTATGAAGCAATGGAAGACGGAGATCAGGCAGGAGCTTATATTAACCAAAACCCTGCAGGGACTGGCTTCTTTGAATTTGAAGAGTGGAATTCAGGTAACGATGTGAAGCTTGTAAACTTCGAAGACTACTGGGGTGAAAATGCGAAAGTGGATACGGTCACACTTGAGGTTATCCCGGAAGACTTAACACGTCTTGGGAACCTTGAGTCCGGCGATATGCACATTGTTGACCCTGTAACGGCAAGTGACCTTGCCCGGGTTGAAGGAAACGAAGGAGTAGAGCCTTACATCCGTGACGGAGCAAGCATCACATACCTTGGCTTTAACATGGAAAAAGAGCCGTTTGACGATCCACTCGTACGCCAGGCTCTCGATATGGCACTTGATAAGCAGGCGATGCTGGACGGTATCCTTGAAGGAACAGGGGAAGCTGCCAACGGGCCGATTAATGATACGCAGTTCGGCTACAGCGCTGATATTCCTGTACAAGAGCAGGATATTGAAGGAGCGAAAGAGCTTCTCGCTAAAGCCGGCTATGAGGACGGATTTGAAACAACGATCTGGACAAACGACAGCCGTGAGCGTCAGGATATTGCCGAGCTGGCACAGGCAAACTTTGAAGAAATCGGTGTAACGGCGGACATCAATACGGTTGAGTGGGGTGCCTACCTTGATGCTACAGGTGCCGGGGAGCATGACATGTTTATTCTTGGACTGTCACTTGGTACCGGTGACGCAGATTACCCGCTTCACATGCTCTTTCATTCTGATAACGCAGGACCTCCGGGTAACCGCGTATTCATGAAGGACGATGAGTTTGATGCCCTTCTTCAGGAAGCTCGTATAGAGCAGGATGAAGACCAGCGTCTGGCTCTTTACAAAGAAGCGGTCGAGTACCTGAACGAAGAACAGCCAATGTCGTTCCTGTACCACCCATCCCATATCATGGGTATGCAGTCCAACGTTCAAGGATTCTGGGCTGACGGCTCCGGAATCTATCAGCTTCAGGATGTAACCATTAACTAA
- a CDS encoding M20 family metallo-hydrolase, with translation MKQWLEETLMKLNLVETMDQPDGFTRLGLTEEEWEAMAVFTKTAEELGLSVSQDKAGNRIARWETDENKHKPTVATGSHVDTVERGGGYDGVAGVLCGLGAVKELKDEGFSPAQPIEVICFAAEESSRFGISTIGSKAMSGLADYRALENVTDSGGMTIREAVESRGLVWGDVKKAERAPDEIASFVELHIEQGLRVEQAGADYGAVTAIACPIRLLLHFNGKAGHTGTTPMMGRQDALVAAAPLISFISERAGKLSAESDLPIVATASTIELKPNVMTVIPGSLDLGIDIRSVDDSLKEQLERDIYDKCKELEKHFNVTIEGEKLVHNPSVHLNEHVCEKLVSVGSELGFSSLTLESGAGHDVMNMAAKWPSGMIFIPCKGGLSHHPAEEASVEDLAKGVKIIAAYLRKEAGE, from the coding sequence ATGAAACAGTGGTTGGAAGAAACATTAATGAAACTGAACCTTGTAGAGACGATGGACCAGCCGGACGGATTTACCAGACTCGGGCTTACAGAGGAAGAATGGGAAGCCATGGCTGTTTTTACGAAAACAGCGGAAGAACTCGGCCTTTCTGTGAGTCAGGATAAGGCGGGAAACCGGATTGCCCGCTGGGAAACAGATGAAAATAAACATAAACCAACTGTAGCTACAGGGTCTCACGTTGACACAGTTGAACGGGGCGGGGGCTATGACGGTGTCGCAGGAGTACTGTGCGGACTCGGAGCCGTTAAGGAACTAAAAGACGAAGGATTTTCACCGGCCCAGCCCATTGAAGTGATTTGCTTTGCAGCTGAAGAATCATCCCGGTTCGGGATATCCACCATCGGAAGCAAAGCGATGTCGGGGCTGGCGGATTACCGCGCACTGGAAAACGTGACAGATTCCGGGGGAATGACCATACGTGAAGCGGTGGAATCAAGAGGACTCGTTTGGGGTGACGTAAAAAAGGCGGAGCGGGCACCTGATGAGATTGCTTCTTTCGTCGAACTTCATATAGAACAAGGTTTAAGAGTAGAACAGGCAGGCGCAGATTACGGAGCGGTTACGGCAATCGCATGCCCGATCAGACTCCTTCTCCATTTTAATGGGAAAGCAGGCCATACAGGAACAACACCGATGATGGGGAGGCAGGATGCCCTCGTAGCAGCGGCCCCTCTGATTTCCTTCATCTCTGAACGGGCAGGAAAACTTTCAGCCGAATCGGATTTGCCAATTGTAGCCACTGCTAGTACGATAGAACTAAAGCCGAATGTGATGACAGTCATTCCAGGCTCTCTTGATCTTGGCATTGACATTCGCAGTGTAGATGACAGTTTAAAAGAACAGCTCGAACGTGACATTTACGACAAGTGTAAGGAACTGGAGAAGCACTTTAACGTAACAATTGAAGGTGAAAAACTTGTCCATAACCCGTCTGTCCATTTAAACGAGCATGTCTGCGAAAAGCTTGTTTCAGTGGGAAGTGAACTGGGGTTCTCCTCACTTACTCTTGAGAGCGGTGCAGGACATGATGTGATGAATATGGCAGCAAAATGGCCCTCCGGAATGATCTTTATTCCGTGTAAAGGCGGTCTCAGCCATCATCCTGCTGAAGAAGCCAGTGTGGAAGACCTGGCCAAAGGGGTTAAAATTATTGCGGCTTATTTACGTAAAGAAGCAGGTGAGTAG
- a CDS encoding M20 metallopeptidase family protein has product MGFSVKGQGIQIEEMVVHYRRHFHKNPELSQEEEETSKTIQAFLKEEGIPYETGFATHGVLAIIEGEKPGKTVALRADIDALPITEKNNVPYDSETKGKMHACGHDAHTAMLMGAGALLNRNKAELPGKVLLVFQPAEELAPVGGAQEMMKDGVFDTHKPDAIFAQHMWPDLPVGQVGVMGGPIMGNSDRLSMTIHGAGGHASMPHQGKDAIVIAAQVINHLQTVVSRNVDPMESAVITFGEIHGGDRYNVIPSTVTLEGTVRTNSDEVKNRVKDRIKKAVNGLADANEVVIDVDYVDGYPATVNSPEWEAPVRETAQAILGKEATPQLNPSLGGEDFGRFLQEYPGLYYWLGTAIPDRPAQKPLHDAEFDINEESLAIGTELMTQLAFDALERLNKENGQ; this is encoded by the coding sequence ATGGGATTTTCAGTCAAAGGACAAGGCATACAAATAGAAGAAATGGTCGTCCATTACCGGAGGCATTTTCATAAAAACCCTGAACTGAGCCAGGAAGAAGAAGAAACGTCAAAAACCATCCAGGCCTTTTTGAAAGAAGAAGGCATTCCTTATGAAACCGGTTTTGCCACTCACGGGGTTCTTGCCATCATTGAAGGAGAAAAGCCGGGGAAAACAGTCGCTCTCCGGGCTGATATTGACGCCCTTCCGATCACAGAAAAAAACAACGTCCCCTATGATTCTGAAACGAAGGGGAAAATGCATGCCTGCGGACACGATGCCCATACAGCGATGCTGATGGGAGCCGGTGCTCTCCTGAACAGAAATAAAGCCGAACTTCCGGGAAAAGTGCTTCTCGTTTTTCAGCCTGCTGAAGAACTGGCTCCTGTTGGAGGAGCGCAGGAAATGATGAAAGACGGTGTCTTTGATACACACAAACCTGACGCCATTTTTGCCCAGCATATGTGGCCGGATCTTCCGGTCGGACAAGTCGGGGTGATGGGCGGCCCTATCATGGGGAATTCCGACCGCCTGTCCATGACGATTCACGGGGCAGGAGGGCATGCGAGTATGCCTCACCAGGGAAAAGATGCGATCGTCATTGCCGCACAGGTCATTAACCATCTTCAAACGGTCGTAAGCAGAAATGTGGATCCCATGGAGTCTGCCGTTATTACGTTTGGGGAGATTCACGGCGGCGACCGCTATAACGTGATCCCGAGCACAGTGACTCTTGAAGGAACGGTACGCACAAATTCCGACGAGGTAAAGAACAGAGTAAAAGACCGGATAAAGAAAGCGGTAAACGGACTTGCAGATGCCAATGAAGTTGTTATCGATGTGGATTACGTGGACGGATATCCGGCAACGGTGAACTCTCCCGAGTGGGAGGCACCAGTTAGAGAAACCGCCCAGGCCATTCTGGGCAAAGAGGCAACACCACAGTTGAACCCAAGCCTTGGAGGAGAGGACTTCGGCCGCTTCCTTCAGGAATACCCCGGACTCTACTACTGGCTTGGTACTGCCATACCGGACCGGCCGGCGCAAAAGCCTCTTCATGATGCTGAGTTTGACATTAACGAAGAGTCTCTCGCCATCGGTACGGAGCTCATGACCCAGCTTGCATTTGACGCACTTGAACGACTGAACAAGGAGAACGGCCAATGA
- a CDS encoding NAD(P)/FAD-dependent oxidoreductase: MKTYIVIGAGILGASTAYHLAKNGARVTVIDRKDEGQATDAAAGIICPWLTQRRNKPWFRLVKGGAAYYPKLVEMLEEDGEIETGYDRVGAMIMHHEEHMIDRIEKRAYERIPNAPEMGEITRLGRKETQEKFPVLSDAYGAIHVSGGARVDGRALRNALTNGAKKNGAEFITGDAEILYNNGRATGVKVDGEKIEADSVIVTAGAWAREVLEPVGVPFMASSQKAQIIHLDMPDTDTSEWPVIMPPSRLYMLTFGPGRVVVGATHEDDAGFDPRATAGGIHEVLNRALEVAPGLTDAGYVETRVGFRPFTPDFLPVAGPVPGTDGLYAANGLGSSGLTSGPYLGAELARLVMGLETDLDMSDYDISAAIQK; the protein is encoded by the coding sequence ATGAAAACGTATATTGTAATCGGGGCCGGAATCCTGGGGGCTTCAACAGCCTATCACCTGGCAAAGAACGGTGCCCGCGTCACAGTAATAGACCGGAAAGACGAAGGTCAGGCAACAGATGCGGCTGCGGGCATTATCTGTCCCTGGCTCACACAGCGCAGAAATAAACCGTGGTTCCGCCTCGTAAAAGGCGGAGCTGCCTATTATCCGAAACTTGTAGAAATGCTTGAAGAAGACGGAGAAATAGAAACCGGGTATGACCGTGTGGGTGCCATGATTATGCACCACGAAGAGCACATGATTGACCGTATTGAAAAACGGGCCTATGAGCGAATACCGAACGCACCGGAAATGGGCGAAATTACGAGACTCGGACGAAAGGAAACCCAGGAGAAATTCCCTGTCCTTTCAGACGCCTATGGAGCGATCCATGTAAGCGGAGGTGCCCGTGTGGACGGGCGGGCCCTCCGGAATGCCCTGACGAACGGAGCGAAAAAGAACGGAGCGGAATTTATTACTGGAGATGCAGAAATCCTGTATAACAACGGCCGTGCCACCGGTGTGAAAGTAGATGGAGAGAAGATCGAAGCCGACAGTGTGATCGTGACTGCAGGTGCCTGGGCAAGAGAGGTTCTTGAACCGGTGGGAGTGCCTTTTATGGCTTCATCACAAAAAGCTCAGATCATTCACCTGGACATGCCGGATACCGATACGAGCGAATGGCCGGTGATTATGCCCCCCAGCCGCCTTTACATGCTCACATTCGGACCCGGAAGAGTCGTTGTAGGAGCTACCCATGAAGATGATGCAGGGTTTGATCCCCGGGCAACTGCCGGGGGAATTCATGAAGTGTTGAATCGTGCATTGGAAGTTGCACCGGGGTTAACTGACGCCGGCTACGTTGAAACCAGAGTAGGATTTCGTCCATTTACTCCCGACTTCCTTCCGGTGGCCGGCCCGGTACCAGGAACAGATGGATTGTATGCAGCAAACGGCCTCGGATCATCCGGGCTCACATCCGGTCCGTATCTGGGCGCAGAGCTTGCCAGACTTGTGATGGGCTTGGAAACCGATCTGGACATGTCTGACTACGACATCTCTGCCGCTATACAAAAATAA
- a CDS encoding UDP-N-acetylmuramoyl-L-alanyl-D-glutamate--2,6-diaminopimelate ligase yields MLISFQHKHPLIKKYWGLSETSFTSITYDSRKVEPGTAFFCIIGTKTDGHRYINQACRSGASIIIGTDTVLLEKAVQLFPGTTFVQVTDAKSFMSYLSIVLYDHADEKVKTIAVTGTNGKTTVSSFVRNLLLKSGIPTGLIGTNGVWDDRIRRNFNHTTHTTPEAPDLQYIFHRFYKEGLQAVSLEVTSIAIEQKRVAGVIFDVGIHTNLTPEHLDFHGSYDAYKQSKLKLFRQVKKAVVNADDGEMGRDIKAMFKGPLLTYGIYTKGDVFAENMETTSAGTAMDLTILGKRFPVLVPIFGDYNISNFLASLCACLHLSIPIPILLEGLQTLSLPEGRFQIEDKLSNYKIIMDFAHSPDALDKVITAAKQLDHKKLIVLVTGAGGGDPAQWPKMGETVEGKADHIVVSVDHPDQLDRRDIVSGVLNGFQDPIHPSVNTALDREKGVHKALSFADKGDIVLLTGIGFVGHQFVNGREVPYSETETLQRYFNENELLPE; encoded by the coding sequence ATGCTTATATCATTTCAACATAAACATCCTCTCATTAAGAAATACTGGGGACTTTCTGAAACCTCATTTACGTCCATTACATACGATTCAAGAAAGGTGGAGCCGGGTACTGCGTTCTTTTGCATAATAGGGACAAAAACTGATGGACACCGCTACATTAACCAAGCCTGCCGCTCAGGAGCTTCTATTATTATCGGGACTGATACCGTGCTTCTTGAAAAAGCTGTACAGCTTTTTCCCGGCACCACCTTTGTTCAGGTAACAGACGCCAAATCCTTTATGTCCTACCTGTCCATTGTTCTGTATGACCATGCGGATGAAAAAGTTAAAACCATTGCTGTGACCGGTACGAACGGAAAAACGACCGTCTCTTCCTTTGTCCGCAATCTCCTGTTGAAATCGGGAATTCCAACGGGACTTATCGGGACGAACGGTGTGTGGGATGACCGGATCAGACGTAACTTTAACCATACTACGCACACCACTCCTGAAGCGCCGGACCTTCAGTACATCTTTCACCGTTTTTATAAAGAAGGTCTTCAGGCTGTTTCCCTTGAAGTGACTTCCATTGCCATCGAGCAGAAGCGTGTCGCCGGTGTGATTTTTGATGTTGGTATTCATACAAACCTGACTCCCGAGCACCTCGATTTTCATGGGTCTTATGATGCCTATAAGCAATCGAAACTCAAGCTTTTCCGTCAGGTGAAGAAAGCCGTCGTAAATGCTGACGACGGTGAGATGGGCAGAGACATTAAAGCCATGTTTAAAGGACCGCTTCTTACTTACGGGATTTACACAAAAGGAGATGTCTTTGCTGAAAATATGGAAACCACCTCTGCCGGTACGGCTATGGACCTTACCATTCTGGGAAAACGATTCCCTGTTCTCGTCCCCATTTTCGGAGACTATAATATCTCTAATTTCCTTGCGTCTTTATGCGCGTGCCTTCACCTGAGTATTCCGATCCCGATCCTTTTGGAAGGACTGCAGACCCTGTCACTCCCGGAAGGCCGGTTTCAGATTGAGGACAAATTGAGTAATTACAAAATCATTATGGATTTTGCCCATTCCCCGGATGCCCTTGATAAAGTCATTACGGCTGCAAAACAGCTGGACCATAAAAAGCTGATAGTACTCGTTACAGGTGCCGGTGGCGGTGATCCTGCCCAATGGCCGAAAATGGGAGAAACAGTGGAAGGAAAAGCGGATCATATCGTCGTTTCAGTTGATCACCCGGATCAGCTTGACCGACGAGACATCGTATCCGGTGTACTAAACGGGTTTCAGGATCCGATTCACCCGTCCGTCAATACAGCCTTGGACAGGGAAAAAGGCGTTCATAAAGCCCTCTCGTTTGCAGATAAAGGAGATATTGTTCTTTTAACAGGTATCGGCTTTGTAGGGCATCAGTTTGTTAACGGCAGGGAAGTACCTTATTCGGAGACAGAGACGCTTCAGCGTTACTTCAACGAGAACGAATTGCTTCCAGAATAA
- a CDS encoding M14 family metallopeptidase gives MNIRVRRGDSFWFYSQLFSVPLSLITASNPNTNPERLQIGQIVRIPGFYVSIYTIQPGDSFWTIGQRIGASTDMIQLLNPSLNPLQLQIEQEVLIPVRVRSPIVQGGREYNSAAMANDIAMLKEIYPFMAVRTIGNSVMGKDIYELSVGTGDKRVHLNGSFHAHEWITTPVLMQTLNTYLLGLVNSEPVRGLALLPFFSSVMLSIVPNVNPDGVDLLINGLPDEEPYRSEVLAINNNSTDFSGWKANIRGVDLNNQYPAQWEEEAETKPQSPSPRDFPGYAPLTEPEAIAMADLVFESDFDRVLAYHTQGKVIFWGYQGLEPEESETIVNEFARVSGFEPIQYVESYAGFKDWFIQEFRRPGFTVELGLGENPLPIEQFDEMYEDSLGIFLASLYM, from the coding sequence ATGAATATACGCGTCCGTCGCGGTGACAGCTTCTGGTTCTACAGCCAGCTGTTTTCTGTCCCTCTTTCATTAATCACTGCATCCAATCCAAATACAAACCCTGAACGTCTGCAAATTGGGCAGATTGTCCGGATACCTGGTTTTTATGTGAGCATTTATACAATTCAGCCAGGTGACTCTTTTTGGACGATCGGACAGCGCATCGGTGCTTCAACGGATATGATCCAGCTTCTTAATCCTTCACTGAACCCGCTGCAGCTTCAGATCGAACAGGAAGTATTGATCCCGGTCAGGGTCCGCTCCCCGATTGTTCAGGGGGGAAGGGAATACAACTCTGCCGCTATGGCAAACGACATAGCAATGCTTAAGGAAATTTATCCCTTTATGGCTGTAAGAACGATCGGGAATTCGGTTATGGGAAAGGACATTTATGAACTGAGCGTAGGTACAGGAGACAAACGGGTTCACCTGAACGGCTCTTTTCATGCCCATGAATGGATCACAACACCGGTACTGATGCAGACACTTAATACGTACTTACTCGGACTTGTGAACAGTGAACCGGTAAGAGGGCTTGCCCTTCTGCCGTTCTTTTCATCGGTGATGTTGTCCATCGTCCCAAATGTAAATCCAGATGGTGTGGATCTGCTTATCAACGGCTTGCCCGATGAAGAGCCTTACCGCAGTGAGGTGCTGGCAATCAATAATAACAGCACAGACTTTTCAGGTTGGAAAGCAAATATCCGAGGTGTAGATCTGAACAACCAGTACCCTGCCCAGTGGGAAGAAGAAGCAGAGACGAAGCCTCAAAGCCCTTCCCCCCGTGATTTCCCTGGATACGCACCATTAACAGAACCGGAGGCCATCGCTATGGCTGATCTTGTCTTTGAATCTGATTTTGACCGGGTTCTTGCCTATCATACGCAGGGGAAGGTTATTTTTTGGGGTTATCAGGGACTTGAACCTGAAGAGTCCGAAACGATCGTGAATGAGTTTGCGAGAGTGTCAGGATTCGAACCGATTCAATATGTAGAGAGCTACGCAGGCTTTAAAGACTGGTTTATCCAGGAGTTCAGAAGGCCCGGGTTTACAGTGGAACTCGGCCTTGGCGAAAACCCCCTTCCGATTGAGCAGTTTGACGAAATGTACGAAGATAGTTTAGGGATTTTTCTTGCGAGTTTGTATATGTAG
- a CDS encoding YpjP family protein: MKLWFKKISIVMITFITLGMFIPPTYLDTNADGAKGLDDSDSDPDLSSVSDGEGDLDDLELNEDDLTIDDDLTDGESLDEVIERITEEAREHTLKKLGPKIARQVEDDVLSAILPNIEEVLNTLVEQAGDSSYQNFVVAEEPSGGYGERIFNIHDSEANEDVAKFHVRRDNRPKNGYWFNFHYHLSSDGFEEHHELGEVYWDKNTPPKWMS, encoded by the coding sequence ATGAAACTTTGGTTTAAGAAGATATCCATTGTCATGATTACCTTTATCACGCTGGGAATGTTTATCCCGCCTACATATCTTGATACCAATGCAGATGGTGCAAAGGGACTTGACGATTCAGACAGCGATCCGGATTTGTCTTCTGTTTCTGATGGAGAAGGGGACCTGGATGACCTTGAATTAAATGAAGATGATCTCACAATAGATGATGACCTCACTGACGGGGAATCCCTGGACGAGGTTATTGAGAGGATAACCGAAGAAGCGAGAGAACATACCCTTAAGAAACTTGGGCCCAAAATCGCCAGGCAGGTGGAAGACGATGTTTTGAGTGCAATCCTGCCGAATATAGAGGAAGTACTCAACACTCTTGTTGAGCAGGCAGGAGACAGCTCCTATCAGAATTTCGTTGTTGCAGAAGAGCCATCCGGCGGTTATGGAGAAAGAATTTTTAACATCCACGACAGTGAGGCCAATGAAGATGTGGCGAAGTTTCACGTAAGGCGGGACAACCGGCCGAAAAACGGATACTGGTTTAATTTTCATTATCACCTGAGTTCAGATGGCTTTGAAGAGCACCATGAGCTTGGAGAAGTGTACTGGGATAAAAACACCCCGCCTAAGTGGATGTCATAA
- a CDS encoding MerR family transcriptional regulator — protein sequence MKKVFFLLDCDVTSLFIVSGEVITVYLIKEISGIAGVSVRTLHHYDHIGLLKPVEVKRNGYRYYNDESLERLQQILFFKELGFSLQKIKDILEGPGFDRKRALEQHKQVLMEKKKRLEKIIASVDQTVAAMEGEKGMSKKEMFEPFDTEEIEKHQKKYADETKAKYGHTDAYKESMKKTASYNKEDWAQIQTEWNEFYKKLASHMGKGPKDQEVQKLIGEYHQLINNHFYACPTEMFRGLGEMYVSDERFTKNIDKHGDGLAAFLKDAMGIYCDDWEGK from the coding sequence GTGAAAAAAGTTTTTTTCCTTCTTGACTGTGACGTAACGTCATTGTTTATAGTAAGTGGTGAGGTGATCACCGTGTATTTAATCAAGGAAATTTCCGGGATAGCCGGGGTAAGTGTGCGTACGCTTCACCACTACGATCATATCGGTCTTTTAAAGCCAGTCGAAGTAAAAAGAAACGGCTACCGCTACTACAATGATGAAAGCCTTGAACGATTGCAGCAGATCCTGTTTTTCAAAGAGCTTGGCTTTTCCCTTCAGAAGATCAAAGACATTTTGGAAGGCCCGGGTTTTGACCGGAAAAGAGCACTGGAACAGCATAAACAAGTACTCATGGAAAAAAAAAAACGCCTGGAAAAGATCATAGCCTCCGTTGATCAGACCGTGGCAGCTATGGAAGGGGAGAAGGGGATGTCAAAAAAAGAAATGTTTGAACCGTTTGATACGGAAGAAATTGAAAAGCATCAAAAGAAGTATGCCGATGAAACAAAAGCAAAGTACGGCCATACAGATGCCTATAAGGAGTCCATGAAAAAAACAGCCTCCTATAACAAAGAGGACTGGGCTCAAATCCAGACCGAATGGAACGAGTTTTATAAAAAGCTCGCCTCACATATGGGGAAAGGTCCAAAAGACCAGGAAGTGCAGAAGCTTATCGGTGAATACCATCAGTTAATCAACAATCACTTTTACGCTTGCCCGACAGAAATGTTCCGGGGACTTGGTGAAATGTATGTAAGTGATGAGCGTTTTACAAAAAACATTGATAAACACGGAGATGGACTGGCAGCTTTTCTGAAGGATGCCATGGGAATTTATTGCGATGACTGGGAAGGGAAATGA
- a CDS encoding amidohydrolase: protein MNIDACLEELNPKLIHWRRTFHAFPETGWTEYVTTYRIYEQLQALGLTVYTGTDVVETSARMGVPSDQELYASEKRASEAGVPEEFLNKVAGGHTGVVAVLKTGKPGPHIACRFDIDALPIEESDTYDHVPAEKEFASSLPGSMHACAHDGHTAIGLGVATWLAKNRDELTGTYTLLFQPAEEGSRGAKAMVEKGWLDDVDVFLGGHIGIEDLTVGQVAATTEQFLATTKFDVHFKGTAAHAGKRPEQGKNALLAAAACAQHLHAIAPHSQGATRLNIGTLHAGTGRNIVPDQATLTGETRGETNELNDYVFQEAERIIHGSASLYGVEAEMKVVGKGTSAVCDPEFTRMLEQASIRTAAITEVLPVLSLGASEDVTHMMNRIQARGGKSTYMIFGTPLPAGHHHPRFDYDEGVLKTGAAAFILLILECNQRGKQR, encoded by the coding sequence ATGAATATCGATGCCTGTTTAGAAGAGCTGAATCCGAAGCTTATACACTGGCGAAGGACCTTTCACGCGTTTCCGGAAACCGGCTGGACCGAATACGTGACTACGTACCGCATTTACGAACAGCTTCAGGCCCTGGGGCTTACGGTTTATACAGGCACTGACGTAGTTGAGACGTCGGCACGGATGGGCGTTCCCTCAGACCAGGAACTTTACGCCTCTGAAAAAAGAGCATCAGAAGCAGGTGTACCTGAAGAGTTTCTAAACAAGGTGGCTGGCGGGCATACAGGAGTGGTGGCTGTTTTAAAAACGGGGAAGCCCGGACCTCATATTGCCTGCCGGTTTGATATTGACGCGCTTCCGATTGAGGAGTCAGACACCTATGACCACGTACCGGCGGAAAAAGAGTTTGCCTCTTCTTTGCCTGGCTCGATGCATGCGTGTGCCCATGACGGCCACACTGCCATCGGCCTTGGAGTTGCAACCTGGCTGGCAAAAAACAGGGACGAGCTTACAGGAACGTACACGCTTCTTTTTCAGCCTGCTGAAGAAGGGAGCCGCGGCGCAAAAGCCATGGTGGAAAAAGGGTGGCTTGACGATGTTGACGTTTTTCTGGGAGGACATATCGGTATTGAAGACCTGACTGTCGGTCAGGTAGCTGCAACAACGGAGCAGTTTTTAGCCACTACGAAGTTTGACGTTCATTTTAAGGGAACAGCAGCCCATGCAGGGAAACGTCCGGAACAAGGGAAAAACGCCCTTCTTGCAGCGGCAGCGTGTGCCCAGCATCTTCATGCCATCGCTCCTCACTCACAAGGGGCGACCCGGCTCAACATAGGTACCCTTCACGCCGGCACGGGGCGTAATATTGTTCCCGATCAGGCAACCCTAACAGGAGAAACAAGAGGGGAAACGAACGAACTGAACGACTACGTGTTCCAGGAAGCAGAACGAATCATTCATGGCTCGGCCTCTCTATACGGTGTTGAAGCAGAAATGAAGGTTGTCGGGAAAGGAACGTCTGCTGTCTGTGATCCGGAGTTTACACGTATGCTGGAGCAGGCTTCAATAAGAACAGCGGCGATTACAGAAGTCCTGCCGGTTCTTTCTTTAGGCGCATCAGAAGACGTGACTCACATGATGAACCGCATTCAGGCACGGGGAGGAAAGTCAACATACATGATATTTGGGACACCGCTTCCTGCAGGACACCACCACCCTCGCTTTGACTACGATGAAGGGGTATTAAAAACAGGAGCCGCAGCGTTTATTTTACTTATATTAGAATGCAATCAAAGGGGGAAGCAGCGATGA